A window of the Longimicrobiaceae bacterium genome harbors these coding sequences:
- a CDS encoding amidohydrolase, with product MKRALSALLLAAAGCAHAGGPSSQQPKPAASATVPVPPVPFPSTYHPFRSVPTLIRGATVMTAAGQVIPNGQVLMVDGKVAAVGQTVNAPAGATVIDATGKYVTPGIIDVHSHLGVYASPGVDANSDGNEATNPVTANVWAEHSVWPQDPGFVRALENGGITSMEILPGSANLIGGRSVVLKNVPSRTVQGMKFPGAPYGLKMACGENPKRVYASRGPSTRMGNVAGYRTAWIEAAAYRRKWDDWDANGRKASDMPTRDLGLETLAEVLRGHILVQNHCYRADEMAQMIDISHEFGYHIRSFHHGVEAYKVRDLLAREGIGASLWADWWGFKMEALDETNANLAMVHQAGARAIVHSDDPGGIQRLNQEAAKAVLAGRQAGIDVSENDALRWLTANPAWALGIDDKVGTLEPGKQADVVVWSANPFSVYARPEKVYIDGALIYDRANPNLHPVSDFETGLLPAEAAR from the coding sequence GTTCCCGTCCACGTACCACCCCTTCCGTTCCGTCCCCACGCTCATCCGCGGCGCCACGGTGATGACGGCCGCCGGCCAGGTCATCCCCAACGGTCAGGTGCTGATGGTGGACGGCAAGGTCGCCGCCGTGGGGCAGACGGTGAACGCGCCCGCCGGTGCCACGGTGATCGACGCCACGGGCAAGTACGTGACGCCCGGCATCATCGACGTGCACTCGCACCTGGGCGTGTACGCCAGCCCCGGCGTGGATGCCAACTCCGACGGCAACGAGGCCACCAACCCCGTGACCGCCAACGTGTGGGCGGAACACTCGGTGTGGCCGCAGGACCCCGGCTTCGTGCGGGCGCTGGAGAACGGCGGCATCACGTCGATGGAGATATTGCCCGGCTCGGCCAACCTGATCGGCGGCCGTAGCGTGGTGCTGAAGAACGTGCCCTCGCGTACCGTGCAGGGCATGAAGTTCCCCGGCGCGCCGTACGGGCTGAAGATGGCGTGCGGCGAGAACCCCAAGCGGGTGTACGCCAGCCGCGGCCCCAGCACGCGCATGGGCAACGTGGCCGGCTACCGCACGGCGTGGATCGAGGCCGCCGCGTACCGGAGGAAGTGGGACGACTGGGATGCGAACGGGCGCAAGGCCAGCGACATGCCCACCCGCGACCTGGGCCTGGAGACGCTGGCCGAGGTGCTGCGCGGCCACATCCTGGTGCAGAACCACTGCTACCGGGCCGACGAGATGGCCCAGATGATCGACATCTCGCACGAGTTCGGCTACCACATCCGCTCGTTCCACCACGGCGTGGAGGCGTACAAGGTCCGCGACCTGCTGGCCCGCGAGGGCATCGGCGCGTCGCTGTGGGCGGACTGGTGGGGCTTCAAGATGGAGGCGCTGGACGAGACGAACGCCAACCTGGCGATGGTGCACCAGGCCGGCGCCCGCGCCATCGTGCACTCCGACGACCCCGGCGGCATCCAGCGCCTGAACCAGGAGGCGGCCAAGGCGGTGCTGGCCGGCCGCCAGGCGGGCATAGACGTGAGCGAGAACGACGCGCTGCGCTGGCTCACCGCCAACCCCGCGTGGGCGCTGGGCATCGACGACAAGGTGGGCACGCTGGAGCCGGGCAAGCAGGCCGACGTGGTGGTGTGGAGCGCCAACCCGTTCAGCGTGTACGCGCGGCCCGAGAAGGTGTACATCGACGGCGCGCTGATCTACGACCGCGCCAACCCCAACCTGCACCCCGTGTCGGACTTCGAGACGGGGCTCCTTCCGGCGGAGGCCGCCCGATGA
- a CDS encoding amidohydrolase family protein, whose translation MSKRLLAAAAGALLATAPAAAQTVAIVGGTVETMAGPAIPNGTVLIRDGRIVAVGANVAVPAGARTIDARGKTVTPGFFDSSTQIGLEEVGAVDETNDHRLNKDPDHVAAAFDVRDGLNPNSIVIPVTRIAGVTTAVSRPDGGLISGQSVVVDLTGMNVDSMLIRGAVAMYASLAEGSRGEAGGSRSGQTMLLRQVLDDARTYARNREAYNRGQFRQLAASRLDLEALQPVLAGRMPLVVEVNRASDIRTTLAIAKEFGIRVVIGGGAEAWMVADELARANVPVVVKVLQDLPETFESLGERYDNAAILRRAGVKVAITAGDTHNARNVKQEAGNAVANGLSHDDALRAITLNPAQIWGVADRLGSLEPGKLANVVVWGGDPLELLTPVEHVLIHGREVPLVSRETMLRDRYLHLNDETRAYPSAAARPTPVQTPQQ comes from the coding sequence ATGAGCAAGAGACTCCTCGCCGCCGCGGCGGGCGCGCTGCTCGCCACCGCCCCTGCCGCCGCGCAGACGGTCGCCATCGTGGGCGGCACGGTCGAGACGATGGCCGGGCCCGCCATCCCCAACGGCACCGTGCTCATCCGCGACGGGCGCATCGTCGCCGTCGGCGCGAACGTCGCCGTCCCCGCCGGCGCGCGGACGATCGACGCGCGCGGGAAGACGGTCACGCCGGGCTTCTTCGACTCGTCCACCCAGATCGGGCTGGAAGAGGTGGGCGCGGTGGACGAGACCAACGACCACCGCCTGAACAAGGACCCGGACCACGTGGCCGCCGCGTTCGACGTGCGCGACGGCCTCAACCCCAACTCCATCGTCATTCCCGTCACCCGCATCGCCGGCGTCACCACGGCGGTGTCGCGGCCGGACGGCGGGCTCATCTCCGGGCAGAGCGTCGTGGTCGACCTTACGGGGATGAACGTCGACTCCATGCTGATCCGCGGCGCCGTTGCGATGTACGCCTCGCTGGCCGAAGGGTCGCGCGGCGAGGCGGGCGGCTCGCGCTCCGGGCAGACGATGCTGCTGCGCCAGGTGCTGGACGACGCGCGTACGTACGCCCGCAACCGCGAAGCCTACAACCGCGGCCAGTTCCGCCAGCTCGCCGCGAGCCGGCTGGACCTGGAGGCGCTGCAGCCGGTGCTGGCCGGCCGCATGCCGCTGGTGGTGGAGGTGAACCGCGCGAGCGACATCCGCACCACGCTCGCCATCGCGAAGGAGTTCGGGATCCGCGTGGTGATCGGCGGCGGCGCGGAGGCGTGGATGGTCGCGGACGAGCTGGCGCGGGCGAACGTGCCGGTGGTGGTGAAGGTCCTCCAGGACCTCCCGGAGACCTTCGAGTCGCTGGGCGAGCGCTACGACAACGCCGCGATCCTGCGGCGCGCGGGCGTGAAGGTGGCCATCACGGCGGGCGACACGCACAACGCGCGCAACGTGAAGCAGGAGGCTGGCAACGCCGTCGCCAACGGCCTCTCGCACGACGACGCGCTGCGGGCCATCACGCTCAACCCCGCGCAGATCTGGGGCGTGGCCGACCGCCTGGGCTCGCTGGAGCCGGGCAAGCTCGCCAACGTGGTCGTCTGGGGCGGCGACCCGCTGGAGCTGCTCACGCCCGTGGAGCACGTGCTCATCCACGGCCGCGAGGTGCCGCTGGTGAGCCGCGAGACCATGCTGCGCGACCGCTACCTGCACCTGAACGACGAGACGCGCGCCTACCCCAGCGCCGCCGCCCGTCCCACGCCGGTGCAGACCCCGCAGCAGTAG
- a CDS encoding carbonic anhydrase family protein, translating to MVRPRHAGFRTAASALLSLSAILPAAAQTTAAHAPPSAAEWSYVGRTGPSHWGSLPGDDLCRDGRRQSPIDLRNTETGHAALSAEYMPLRGYLFNNGHTVQMNVRPAGGLSLRGRQYALVQFHFHHPSEHRIEGSRAAGEVHFVHQTADGHYAVLGTLLWEATQTNQAWEALLRQLPRQKGDTVQLARPVDVRALLGMPDLSAEHPFLYDGSLTTPPCTEGIAWVVRAKGIYLSHAQLDMLRHAMPDDARPVQHRNGRPIIHRTR from the coding sequence ATGGTCCGTCCACGCCACGCAGGGTTCCGCACTGCCGCCTCCGCGCTTCTCTCGCTCTCCGCCATCCTCCCCGCCGCCGCGCAGACGACGGCCGCGCACGCGCCGCCGTCCGCCGCCGAGTGGTCGTACGTCGGCCGCACGGGTCCGTCGCACTGGGGCTCGCTGCCGGGCGACGACCTGTGCCGCGACGGCCGCCGCCAGTCGCCCATCGACCTGCGGAACACCGAAACCGGGCACGCCGCGCTCTCGGCCGAGTACATGCCGCTGCGCGGCTACCTGTTCAACAACGGGCATACGGTGCAGATGAACGTGCGGCCCGCCGGCGGGCTGTCGCTGCGAGGGCGGCAGTACGCGCTCGTCCAGTTCCACTTCCACCACCCCAGCGAGCACCGCATCGAGGGCTCGCGCGCCGCGGGCGAGGTGCACTTCGTCCACCAGACGGCAGACGGGCACTACGCCGTGCTGGGCACGCTGCTTTGGGAGGCGACCCAGACGAACCAGGCGTGGGAGGCGCTGCTGCGACAGCTTCCGCGGCAAAAAGGCGACACCGTGCAGCTCGCGCGGCCGGTAGACGTGCGGGCGCTGCTGGGGATGCCCGACCTGTCCGCCGAGCACCCGTTCCTGTACGATGGCTCGCTCACCACGCCGCCGTGCACCGAGGGCATCGCCTGGGTCGTACGGGCCAAGGGCATCTATCTCTCGCACGCTCAGCTCGACATGCTCCGCCACGCCATGCCGGACGACGCCCGCCCCGTCCAGCACCGCAACGGCCGCCCCATCATCCACCGCACGCGGTAG
- the gyrA gene encoding DNA gyrase subunit A: protein MADDITPADPDGLPELPQQKILPRLIEDEMRESFIDYSMSVIVQRALPDVRDGLKPVHRRILFAMHEAGLNPNRPYKKSATVVGDVLGKYHPHGDQSVYDAMVRMVQDFSLRYPLVDGQGNFGSVDGDGAAAYRYTESRLAQLATELLADIDKETVDFAPNYDDRLVEPTVLPAKVPNLLINGSSGIAVGMATNIPPHNLREVVDACVHLIDNPDATTDDLRRYVRGPDFPTGALIYGRDGINEAYDTGRGRVVLRARAAIEERDGGKGERIVVTEIPFQVNKSRLIEHIAELARDRKIEGIADLRDESDRDGMRIVVDLKRDAIPHIVLNQLYKHTQMQSTFGVIMLALVNGEPKVLPLRDMLHHFVQHRHVVVVRRAQFELRKAREREHILEGLKIAVDHIDEVIAIIRGSETTDEAGEALRTRFTLSVRQSDAILNMRLARLTGLEIEQLEAELAEIRATIADLEEILASPERRRTIIKEELREVADKYGDERRTQILGESGSFSIEDLIADEEMVLTVSHTGYIKRVPVDTYRAQARGGRGIAGMGTKEEDWVEHLFLASTHDYLMFFTRDGQCYWLKVHEIPAGSRASRGKPIVNLINVGPDEKIAALVPVREFSHDRSLIFATRNGVVKKTTLAAYGNPRKVGLNAINVIDGDELISVQLADGGCDVVLATRSGQAIRFHETDARELGRATTGVRGIGLLEGDAVIGMVVTKPGSSLLVVTEKGMGKRTGIEAYRLQRRGGKGVINVKTTDKTGKVVAIKEVHPGDELMIITRGGVVNRQPVDGIRIIGRNTQGVRLINLGPKDVVVDVARVVSEDAVPEPVEAGAETPALAPDSDTGAVLSVPGEEDGGVAGFDEDIEDHMDEDGEGGIPDLDEDLDDA, encoded by the coding sequence ATGGCCGACGACATCACGCCCGCCGATCCGGACGGGCTTCCCGAGCTTCCGCAGCAGAAGATCCTGCCGCGGCTGATCGAAGACGAGATGCGCGAGTCGTTCATCGACTATTCGATGAGCGTGATCGTGCAGCGCGCGCTGCCCGACGTGCGCGACGGCCTGAAGCCGGTGCACCGCCGCATCCTGTTCGCCATGCACGAGGCGGGGCTCAACCCCAACCGCCCGTACAAGAAGAGCGCGACGGTGGTGGGCGACGTGCTGGGCAAGTACCACCCGCACGGCGACCAGTCGGTATACGACGCCATGGTGCGGATGGTCCAGGACTTCTCGCTGCGCTACCCGCTGGTGGACGGCCAGGGCAACTTCGGCAGCGTGGACGGCGACGGGGCTGCGGCGTACCGGTACACCGAGTCGCGCCTGGCGCAGCTCGCCACCGAGCTGCTGGCCGACATCGACAAGGAGACGGTCGACTTCGCGCCCAACTACGACGACCGCCTGGTGGAGCCCACGGTGCTGCCGGCCAAGGTGCCGAACCTGCTCATCAACGGCTCCAGCGGCATCGCGGTGGGCATGGCCACCAACATCCCGCCGCACAACCTGCGCGAGGTGGTGGACGCCTGCGTGCACCTCATCGACAACCCGGACGCGACCACCGACGACCTGCGCCGCTACGTGCGCGGGCCGGACTTCCCCACGGGCGCGCTGATCTACGGGCGCGACGGGATCAACGAGGCGTACGACACCGGCCGCGGCCGCGTGGTGCTGCGGGCGCGCGCCGCCATCGAGGAGCGCGACGGCGGCAAGGGCGAGCGCATCGTGGTCACCGAGATCCCCTTCCAGGTCAACAAGTCGCGCCTCATCGAGCACATCGCCGAGCTCGCGCGCGACCGCAAGATCGAGGGCATCGCCGACCTGCGCGACGAGTCGGACCGCGACGGCATGCGCATCGTGGTGGACCTGAAGCGCGACGCGATCCCCCACATCGTGCTGAACCAGCTGTACAAGCACACGCAGATGCAGAGCACCTTCGGGGTGATCATGCTCGCGCTGGTCAACGGCGAGCCCAAGGTGCTGCCGCTGCGCGACATGCTGCACCACTTCGTGCAGCACCGGCACGTGGTGGTGGTGCGCCGCGCCCAGTTCGAGCTGCGCAAGGCCCGCGAGCGCGAGCACATCCTGGAAGGCCTCAAGATCGCCGTCGACCACATCGACGAGGTGATCGCCATCATCCGCGGCAGCGAGACGACCGACGAGGCGGGCGAGGCGCTGCGCACGCGGTTCACCCTGTCCGTCCGCCAGTCCGACGCCATCCTCAACATGCGTCTGGCGCGCCTGACGGGGCTGGAGATCGAGCAGCTGGAGGCCGAGCTGGCCGAGATCCGCGCCACCATCGCGGACCTGGAGGAGATCCTCGCCAGCCCGGAGCGCCGCCGCACCATCATCAAGGAGGAGCTGCGCGAGGTCGCCGACAAGTACGGCGACGAGCGCCGCACCCAGATCCTGGGCGAGAGCGGCAGCTTCAGCATCGAGGACCTGATCGCCGACGAGGAGATGGTGCTCACCGTCAGCCACACCGGCTACATCAAGCGCGTGCCGGTGGACACGTACCGGGCGCAGGCCCGCGGCGGACGCGGCATCGCCGGAATGGGGACCAAGGAGGAGGACTGGGTCGAGCACCTCTTCCTGGCCAGCACGCACGACTACCTGATGTTCTTCACCCGCGACGGCCAGTGCTACTGGCTGAAGGTCCACGAGATCCCCGCCGGCTCGCGCGCCAGCCGGGGCAAGCCCATCGTGAACCTGATCAACGTGGGGCCCGACGAGAAGATCGCCGCGCTGGTGCCGGTGCGCGAGTTCAGCCACGACCGCTCGCTCATCTTCGCCACGCGCAACGGCGTGGTGAAGAAGACGACGCTGGCGGCGTACGGGAACCCGCGCAAGGTGGGCCTCAACGCCATCAACGTCATCGACGGCGACGAGCTCATCTCGGTGCAGCTGGCCGACGGCGGCTGCGACGTGGTGCTCGCCACGCGCTCGGGCCAGGCGATCCGCTTCCACGAGACCGACGCCCGCGAGCTGGGCCGCGCCACCACCGGCGTGCGCGGCATCGGCCTGCTCGAGGGCGACGCGGTGATCGGGATGGTGGTCACCAAGCCGGGCAGCTCGCTGCTGGTGGTGACGGAGAAGGGCATGGGCAAGCGCACCGGCATCGAGGCGTACCGGCTGCAGCGGCGCGGCGGCAAAGGCGTGATCAACGTCAAGACCACCGACAAGACCGGCAAGGTGGTCGCGATCAAGGAGGTCCATCCGGGCGACGAGCTGATGATCATCACCCGCGGCGGGGTGGTGAACCGCCAGCCGGTCGACGGCATCCGCATCATCGGGCGCAACACGCAGGGCGTGCGGCTCATCAACCTGGGCCCCAAGGACGTGGTGGTCGACGTGGCGCGGGTGGTCAGCGAGGACGCCGTGCCCGAGCCGGTGGAAGCCGGCGCCGAGACGCCCGCGCTGGCACCCGACAGCGACACCGGCGCGGTCCTGAGCGTCCCCGGCGAGGAAGACGGCGGCGTGGCCGGCTTCGACGAGGACATCGAAGACCACATGGACGAGGACGGCGAGGGCGGCATCCCCGACCTCGACGAGGACCTGGACGACGCGTGA
- a CDS encoding serine hydrolase, with the protein KVAQMVVAREDAGMLEGGGSPELRRWVSVDSIGGVVVTGGAAGAVAAMLDTLGRHSALPLLAAAEMDRGAGTSIAGATELAPGAATGAAGDADAAAASGTVAAAEAKALGIRLALLSGPPMNPDAFASPFDAASSGAAEGTVAFAEALRRGGMLAAVRAFPAPSGTDRDSLAVLSWDRAALEAGPAGFVQRLDSAGVDGLMLGPVALPSATGDTVPFPVNAVAMFGLLRRDLGFGGLVLADVDTARYLSRTYGGREAAVRAVAAGADVLVGVADPRATIDAVMGGVRSGRIPASRVEAAVRRIFAAKERAGLGIPPAAADTVRGVRALASADAVSAARAGFEASTMVLGSAPSVALKGCRKVAVAAAAGMDVRTLAAQLRPLGAVFPVLADTVALRGPLTDEGDSPANDADCLVAVRFPGAAPVLVDRVVELLTPAAAAQAAAAASTDTSAVRSAPADSAAAAAAMGRDTVPRRIVDVAFATTEPPAGYAPASYVLAWGTRAEAQTVAARAITGAWKPAHPPPASVAWPASPALAVADPRSAGMNPEGLAKIDAAIAQGIRDGVFPGAAIAVGRHGALVKLRGYGALGDDPASPGVSGSNTIYDLASLTKVAGTTAAVMALVDDGKIKLDVSVHHYLPDFKGGSKGGVTVRNLLTHTAGLPEGEDLYNDRSSPQGALREVYADPLKYEPGTKMLYSDFSMILMKEIVERTAGEPIDRFLARRVWGPLGMTSTMYRPPLVFAPRTAPGALRSERPYVVRGVVHDGNAFRLGGVAGHAGLFSTARDLAVYAQTLLNGGTYGARRIYSRAVVTRFTTPQGLPGNRGLGWDIPGPKSSAGAYFSARAYGHTGFTGTSIWIDPDKDLFVVLLTNRTYDKGTSAGILSVRAKVHDAAALAITDVKVGARAGAVVPQKPKLKARPRAKPSRASRGRSSRTTRATTHRTTRRTPPKKPRRRG; encoded by the coding sequence AAGGTGGCGCAGATGGTGGTCGCCCGCGAGGACGCGGGGATGCTGGAGGGCGGCGGCTCGCCCGAGCTGCGCCGCTGGGTGAGCGTGGACAGCATCGGCGGGGTGGTGGTGACGGGCGGCGCGGCGGGCGCGGTGGCGGCGATGCTGGACACGCTCGGCCGCCACTCCGCGCTCCCCCTCCTCGCCGCGGCAGAAATGGACCGCGGCGCGGGTACGTCCATCGCCGGCGCGACGGAGCTTGCGCCGGGAGCGGCGACGGGCGCGGCGGGAGATGCGGACGCGGCGGCGGCCTCCGGCACCGTCGCCGCGGCGGAGGCGAAAGCGCTCGGCATCCGCCTGGCCCTCCTCTCCGGCCCGCCGATGAACCCCGATGCCTTCGCATCTCCGTTCGACGCGGCGAGTTCCGGCGCCGCGGAGGGCACCGTCGCCTTCGCTGAGGCGCTGCGGCGCGGGGGGATGCTGGCCGCGGTGCGCGCCTTCCCCGCCCCGTCCGGGACCGACCGCGACTCGCTGGCCGTGCTGTCGTGGGACCGCGCCGCGCTGGAGGCGGGCCCCGCCGGCTTCGTGCAGCGCCTGGACAGCGCCGGTGTTGACGGGTTGATGCTGGGCCCCGTTGCGCTCCCGTCGGCCACGGGCGACACCGTGCCCTTTCCGGTGAACGCGGTCGCGATGTTCGGCCTGCTGCGCCGCGACCTCGGCTTCGGCGGGCTGGTGCTGGCGGACGTGGACACGGCGCGCTACCTCAGCCGGACCTATGGCGGCCGCGAGGCGGCGGTGCGCGCGGTGGCGGCGGGCGCGGACGTGCTCGTAGGCGTGGCGGACCCGCGGGCGACGATCGACGCCGTGATGGGTGGCGTGCGCAGCGGGCGCATCCCCGCGTCGCGCGTAGAGGCGGCGGTGCGGCGCATCTTCGCCGCGAAGGAGCGCGCGGGGCTCGGCATCCCCCCCGCGGCGGCAGATACAGTTCGAGGCGTCCGGGCGCTGGCGTCTGCGGATGCGGTGTCGGCTGCGCGGGCGGGGTTCGAGGCTTCTACGATGGTGCTCGGTTCAGCGCCGTCCGTTGCGCTGAAGGGATGCCGCAAGGTCGCGGTGGCCGCGGCGGCGGGAATGGACGTGAGGACGCTGGCGGCGCAGCTCCGGCCGCTCGGCGCCGTCTTCCCCGTGCTGGCGGACACGGTCGCGCTCCGCGGCCCGCTCACGGACGAGGGGGACTCGCCTGCGAACGATGCGGACTGCCTCGTCGCGGTGCGCTTCCCCGGCGCGGCCCCGGTGCTCGTCGACCGGGTGGTCGAGCTGCTGACTCCAGCCGCCGCCGCGCAGGCGGCCGCCGCGGCATCCACCGACACTTCTGCGGTTCGCTCCGCACCGGCCGACAGCGCGGCGGCCGCGGCGGCGATGGGGCGCGACACCGTGCCGCGCCGGATCGTGGACGTGGCGTTCGCGACCACCGAGCCGCCCGCGGGCTACGCTCCCGCATCGTACGTGCTGGCGTGGGGCACGCGCGCGGAGGCGCAGACGGTGGCCGCGCGGGCGATCACGGGCGCGTGGAAGCCCGCGCATCCCCCGCCCGCGAGCGTGGCCTGGCCCGCATCTCCCGCGCTCGCCGTCGCCGATCCCAGGTCCGCCGGGATGAACCCCGAGGGGCTGGCGAAGATCGACGCGGCCATCGCGCAGGGCATCCGCGACGGCGTCTTCCCCGGCGCCGCCATCGCCGTCGGCCGCCACGGCGCGCTGGTGAAGCTGCGCGGCTACGGCGCGCTGGGCGACGATCCCGCCTCGCCGGGCGTGAGCGGATCGAACACCATCTACGACCTGGCGTCGCTGACCAAGGTGGCGGGGACGACGGCGGCGGTGATGGCGCTGGTGGACGACGGCAAGATCAAGCTGGACGTCTCCGTGCACCACTACCTGCCGGACTTCAAGGGCGGCAGCAAGGGCGGCGTGACCGTGCGCAACCTGCTCACCCACACCGCCGGCCTGCCCGAGGGCGAGGACCTGTACAACGACCGCTCGTCGCCGCAGGGTGCGCTGCGCGAGGTCTACGCCGACCCGCTCAAGTACGAGCCGGGCACGAAGATGCTGTACAGCGACTTCAGCATGATCCTGATGAAGGAGATCGTGGAGCGCACCGCGGGCGAGCCCATCGACCGGTTCCTCGCGCGCCGCGTGTGGGGGCCGCTGGGGATGACGAGCACCATGTACCGCCCGCCGCTGGTCTTCGCGCCTCGCACCGCGCCGGGAGCGCTGCGGTCCGAGCGGCCGTACGTGGTCCGCGGGGTGGTGCACGACGGGAACGCCTTCCGGCTGGGCGGCGTGGCCGGGCACGCGGGCCTCTTCTCCACCGCGCGCGACCTGGCGGTGTACGCGCAGACGCTGCTCAACGGCGGCACGTACGGCGCGCGCCGCATCTACTCGCGTGCGGTGGTCACGCGCTTCACCACGCCGCAGGGGCTGCCCGGCAACCGCGGCTTGGGCTGGGACATCCCCGGTCCCAAGAGCTCGGCCGGCGCGTACTTCTCGGCGCGGGCATACGGGCACACGGGGTTCACGGGCACGTCCATCTGGATCGACCCGGACAAGGACCTGTTCGTGGTCCTCCTCACCAACCGCACCTACGACAAGGGGACGTCGGCCGGCATCCTCTCGGTGCGGGCCAAGGTGCACGACGCGGCGGCGCTCGCCATCACCGACGTGAAGGTGGGCGCGCGCGCCGGTGCCGTGGTGCCCCAGAAGCCCAAGCTCAAGGCGCGTCCCAGGGCCAAGCCGTCGCGCGCATCCCGCGGCCGCAGCTCGCGCACGACCCGCGCGACCACGCACCGGACCACGCGCCGCACGCCGCCCAAGAAGCCGCGCAGACGGGGGTAG